The following coding sequences are from one Pseudomonas oryzae window:
- a CDS encoding helix-turn-helix domain-containing protein → MELKQAFGIALRLQRLSKGLSQEAFSDVSSRTYLSTLERGLKSPTVEKVHEIAFAMEVHPLTILARCYLLQDETLTIDDLFSRIRMELGQSERSA, encoded by the coding sequence ATGGAACTGAAACAGGCATTCGGTATCGCCCTGAGGCTACAGAGGCTGAGCAAAGGGCTCTCACAAGAGGCTTTCTCGGACGTCAGCAGCCGAACCTACCTCAGCACGCTTGAGCGTGGGCTCAAGAGTCCTACGGTGGAGAAGGTCCATGAGATTGCATTTGCCATGGAGGTTCATCCTCTGACGATCCTGGCCCGCTGTTACCTGCTACAGGACGAAACTCTCACCATCGACGACCTGTTTTCCCGCATCCGCATGGAGCTTGGTCAAAGCGAGCGCTCTGCCTGA
- a CDS encoding AbrB/MazE/SpoVT family DNA-binding domain-containing protein: MPINLPIEDWDGEPAVRLPDEVLQRLDLQVGDSLYLVEAWVGDGPRLVLSKTPEIPDRVDALVAQWERELAEEQAESAPPGSSKDE; the protein is encoded by the coding sequence ATGCCGATCAACCTGCCGATCGAAGACTGGGACGGCGAACCCGCCGTGCGCCTCCCCGACGAAGTCCTGCAGCGGCTCGATCTCCAAGTTGGAGACTCGCTGTATTTGGTCGAGGCTTGGGTCGGTGACGGACCGCGCCTCGTCCTGTCAAAGACGCCCGAGATTCCAGATCGCGTCGACGCCCTGGTCGCCCAGTGGGAGCGCGAACTCGCCGAGGAGCAGGCAGAGTCTGCGCCTCCAGGTTCGTCCAAGGATGAATGA